From Streptomyces asiaticus, one genomic window encodes:
- a CDS encoding phage gp6-like head-tail connector protein: protein MPLVSLSQVKAQLNIPASDTSNDVELQSYVDAATFPVEEACGRVIDQRAVTDELVVRGSCFLLRSTPVVSLTSVAAVDGSQTWDVNALHLDNKTGEVTALSGPAVQGRIQVNYVAGVSTVPPNVQLAALIIIQHLWETQRGTMGVQLGGDNETYVAGRGFAVPRRALELLGGQLPGVA from the coding sequence ATGCCACTGGTTTCGCTGTCTCAGGTCAAGGCGCAGCTGAACATTCCCGCCTCGGACACCAGCAACGATGTGGAGCTGCAGTCGTATGTGGATGCGGCGACGTTCCCGGTGGAGGAGGCGTGCGGCCGGGTCATCGACCAGCGGGCGGTGACGGACGAGCTGGTCGTGCGCGGCAGCTGCTTTCTGCTGCGGTCGACGCCCGTCGTCTCCTTGACGTCGGTGGCGGCCGTGGACGGCTCGCAGACCTGGGACGTCAACGCACTGCATTTGGACAACAAGACGGGCGAAGTCACAGCCCTGTCCGGGCCCGCAGTCCAGGGGCGGATCCAGGTCAACTATGTCGCTGGCGTGTCGACGGTGCCGCCGAACGTCCAACTGGCAGCACTGATCATCATTCAGCATTTGTGGGAGACGCAGCGCGGCACCATGGGCGTTCAGCTCGGCGGAGACAATGAGACCTATGTTGCGGGCCGTGGTTTCGCGGTGCCGCGGCGGGCGCTTGAGCTGCTGGGCGGCCAGTTGCCGGGGGTGGCGTGA
- a CDS encoding phage portal protein: MRNPFRGLLRRGGDERRMLDSSTVSWPADPLASPAALNEDGALRLGPVLAAGRLLAATISGMPLCVYRQMGNTKQELPLPSLFTQPCAQGTLHDWVFRAVTSLAYRGNAVGVVTARDYLEYPTEIEWLDPAFVLCEDRMAAMGESGSFTNPKFSYMGERLPSEDVVHIPWFQLPGRVWGLSPIGAYAVTVSTGLAAQQFSDDWFRSGGVPPGRFKNTQQTVDQTQANVIKRRLVQAIRSHEPIVYGKDWEYEPTTVSPNEAQFVQTMRLTASTIASIYGIPPEMIGGETGGSMSYSSPEQRQIELVQFSLLPWLALLESHLSALLPRGQYVKFNPDVLIRADLLTRFEVHEKKRLIGWDNIDGLRALEDEPPLPNGAGQDYTPLPIASGTVISPPTIRSDNPGPLRLIRKDGTDG; encoded by the coding sequence GTGCGTAACCCGTTCCGTGGCCTGTTGCGGCGTGGTGGTGATGAGCGACGGATGCTGGACTCTTCGACGGTGTCGTGGCCGGCCGACCCGCTGGCGTCGCCGGCCGCACTGAACGAGGATGGCGCGCTGCGGCTGGGGCCGGTCCTGGCGGCAGGTCGGCTGCTCGCGGCAACCATCTCGGGGATGCCGTTGTGCGTGTACCGGCAGATGGGTAACACGAAGCAGGAGTTGCCGCTGCCGAGCCTGTTCACGCAGCCGTGCGCGCAGGGCACGCTGCATGACTGGGTGTTCCGCGCGGTGACGTCGCTCGCCTACCGCGGGAATGCGGTCGGGGTGGTGACGGCCCGGGACTATCTGGAGTATCCGACGGAGATCGAGTGGCTGGACCCGGCGTTCGTGCTCTGTGAGGACCGGATGGCGGCGATGGGGGAGTCGGGCTCCTTCACGAACCCGAAGTTCTCCTACATGGGGGAGCGCCTTCCGTCCGAGGATGTCGTCCACATTCCGTGGTTCCAGTTGCCGGGCCGGGTGTGGGGGCTGTCGCCGATCGGCGCCTATGCGGTGACGGTGTCGACGGGCTTGGCGGCGCAGCAGTTCTCCGACGACTGGTTCCGCTCGGGCGGGGTGCCGCCGGGCCGTTTCAAGAACACGCAGCAGACGGTCGATCAGACGCAGGCGAACGTCATCAAGCGGCGCCTGGTGCAGGCCATCCGCTCGCATGAGCCGATCGTGTACGGCAAGGACTGGGAGTATGAGCCGACCACGGTCAGCCCGAACGAGGCGCAGTTCGTGCAGACGATGCGTCTGACGGCGTCGACGATCGCCTCCATCTACGGGATTCCGCCGGAGATGATCGGCGGTGAGACCGGCGGGTCGATGTCGTACAGCTCGCCCGAGCAGCGACAGATCGAGCTGGTGCAGTTTTCCCTGCTGCCGTGGCTGGCCTTGCTGGAGTCGCACCTGTCGGCGCTGCTGCCGCGCGGCCAGTACGTGAAGTTCAACCCGGACGTGCTGATCCGCGCCGACCTGCTGACCCGCTTCGAGGTGCACGAGAAGAAGCGCCTGATCGGCTGGGACAACATCGACGGCTTGCGCGCCCTGGAAGACGAGCCGCCGCTGCCGAACGGCGCCGGGCAGGACTACACGCCGCTGCCGATCGCGTCGGGCACGGTCATTTCGCCTCCCACGATCCGGAGCGACAACCCGGGGCCGTTGCGCCTCATCCGAAAGGACGGCACCGATGGTTGA
- a CDS encoding phage tail assembly chaperone, with product MALSRDGILGAVDIKTEKVPVPEWGGEVIIRGLTGEELDNFQGSVRQFRPSLDGKGMEAVLVQDNMRAKLLVKCIVDEAGERLFTDQDASALGAKNGSVIDRLYDVASALSGLSEEEKAELEGNSEAATDDSSTSSSPETSSTAP from the coding sequence ATGGCACTGTCCCGCGACGGCATCCTCGGCGCCGTAGACATCAAGACCGAGAAGGTGCCCGTCCCGGAGTGGGGCGGCGAGGTCATCATCCGTGGCCTCACCGGCGAGGAACTCGACAATTTTCAGGGCTCCGTCCGCCAGTTCCGGCCCAGCCTAGACGGCAAGGGCATGGAAGCCGTCCTCGTTCAGGACAACATGCGGGCCAAGCTGCTGGTGAAGTGCATCGTCGACGAGGCCGGCGAGCGGCTCTTCACGGACCAGGACGCCTCCGCGCTGGGTGCGAAGAACGGCTCGGTCATCGACCGGCTCTACGACGTCGCTTCCGCCCTCTCGGGCCTGTCCGAGGAGGAGAAGGCGGAACTGGAGGGAAACTCCGAAGCGGCGACGGACGACTCTTCTACTTCGTCCTCGCCCGAGACGTCTTCCACTGCTCCGTAG
- a CDS encoding DUF5047 domain-containing protein translates to MQVRAESWLGGQLLADNIPIADGGENRDRSLNVPEQITLTVPRRDQGFDWDPGTDPAHPLAAFGQQLRIDYGVDVGNGIEWINRGWFLITESSTDGDTVSVSAAGLLTLIDEAALVAPFQPSSTDTLASVIRALAEPALTVSFDGGLTDRAVPFGMQWDSDRLGGITEVLDAWPADAIVTEDGYLFIGPVGDSGSPVLSLTDGTGGTVIRWQGSTSRDGAFNVVVAQGEDTAGNQLVGVAYDTDPNSPFVWGGDFNPLPVPYSYQSSLLTTVAQCRKAAASTLLRLRRTASRKLAVTMVPHPGLTTGDIVSLTGAGLTGASCVIESMSLPYSPGEQSLTVRVL, encoded by the coding sequence ATGCAGGTCCGCGCCGAGTCCTGGCTCGGCGGACAACTCCTCGCCGACAACATCCCCATCGCCGACGGCGGCGAGAACCGCGACCGGTCCCTCAACGTGCCGGAGCAGATCACCCTGACCGTGCCGCGGCGCGACCAGGGATTCGACTGGGACCCCGGCACTGACCCGGCCCACCCGCTCGCCGCGTTCGGCCAGCAGCTCCGCATCGACTACGGCGTCGATGTTGGCAACGGCATCGAGTGGATCAACCGCGGCTGGTTCCTCATCACCGAGAGCAGCACCGACGGCGACACGGTCAGCGTCAGCGCCGCCGGGCTCCTCACGCTGATCGACGAGGCCGCCCTGGTCGCCCCGTTCCAGCCGTCCAGCACCGACACGCTCGCCTCGGTCATCCGCGCCCTCGCCGAACCTGCGCTCACCGTCAGCTTCGACGGCGGGCTTACCGACAGGGCTGTTCCGTTCGGTATGCAGTGGGACAGTGACCGGCTCGGCGGCATCACGGAGGTACTCGACGCGTGGCCCGCGGACGCTATTGTCACCGAAGACGGCTACCTGTTCATCGGTCCCGTCGGCGACAGCGGGTCGCCCGTCCTCTCGCTTACCGATGGCACCGGCGGCACTGTCATCCGCTGGCAAGGCTCGACGAGCCGGGACGGCGCCTTCAATGTGGTCGTCGCCCAGGGCGAGGACACGGCAGGCAACCAGCTCGTCGGCGTCGCCTACGACACCGACCCGAACTCGCCGTTCGTGTGGGGTGGCGACTTCAACCCGCTGCCCGTCCCCTACAGCTACCAGTCATCGCTCCTCACGACGGTTGCCCAGTGCCGCAAGGCCGCAGCAAGCACGCTCCTTCGGCTCCGGCGCACCGCCTCACGCAAGCTCGCCGTCACGATGGTGCCGCACCCCGGGCTCACCACCGGCGACATCGTGTCACTTACCGGGGCTGGCCTCACGGGCGCCTCGTGCGTCATCGAGTCCATGTCTCTGCCGTACTCGCCGGGCGAGCAGTCCCTGACCGTCCGCGTCCTGTGA
- a CDS encoding phage major capsid protein produces the protein MADERFKRLVARREQTAREREEILAKRKAITDLAEEEAREDLLPEEDSEFRELTGQVKAKDEELRALDERISELSEEAERSRSVTEGAAAVKRARARVETVNEARTYERGNGRSYLQDLARVQLNMDADGQSRDRLQRHAQDVATGQEYRDLNRTDGNGGYAVPPLWLMSQFIELARAGRAYANVVNNQPLPPGTDSINIPKVATGTAAAIQTADNAAVQETDLTDTSISAPVRTIAGQQDVAIQLLDQSPVSFDEVIFRDIVADYATKTDLQVISGSGTSGQVTGVRGTSGITTITYTDATPTVAKLYSKIADAVQRVHTLRFMAPTVIVMHPRRWAYLLAASDSNGRPLVVPDAGNPQNAMATLGSVASQQVVGQMHGLPVVTDPNMPTALGAGTNEDVVHVLRASDLLLYESGIRSRVLPEVGSGNLTVRLQVYGYLAFTAARYPASVVEVTGTGLVSPTF, from the coding sequence ATGGCTGACGAGCGTTTCAAGCGGCTGGTCGCCAGGCGCGAGCAGACCGCGCGTGAGCGCGAGGAGATCCTCGCCAAGCGCAAGGCCATCACCGACCTCGCCGAGGAGGAGGCCCGCGAGGACCTCCTCCCCGAAGAGGACTCGGAATTCCGGGAGCTCACCGGCCAGGTGAAGGCCAAGGACGAGGAACTGCGCGCCCTCGACGAGCGCATCAGCGAGCTGTCCGAGGAGGCGGAGCGTTCCCGTAGCGTCACCGAGGGCGCTGCCGCGGTGAAGCGGGCCCGTGCCCGCGTCGAGACCGTCAACGAGGCCCGCACCTACGAGCGCGGCAACGGCCGCTCGTACCTCCAGGACCTCGCCCGCGTCCAGCTCAACATGGACGCCGACGGGCAGTCGCGTGACCGCCTTCAGCGGCACGCACAGGATGTCGCGACCGGGCAGGAATACCGTGACCTGAACCGGACCGACGGCAACGGCGGATATGCGGTCCCGCCGCTGTGGCTCATGTCGCAGTTCATCGAGCTGGCCCGCGCGGGCCGCGCCTACGCCAACGTGGTCAACAACCAGCCCCTGCCGCCCGGCACCGACTCGATCAACATCCCGAAGGTCGCCACCGGCACTGCTGCCGCGATCCAGACTGCGGACAACGCCGCGGTGCAGGAGACCGACCTGACGGACACCTCCATCAGTGCTCCGGTGCGCACGATCGCCGGTCAGCAGGACGTGGCGATCCAGTTGCTCGACCAGTCGCCCGTCAGCTTCGACGAGGTCATCTTCCGGGACATCGTGGCGGACTACGCGACGAAGACGGATCTGCAGGTGATCTCCGGCTCGGGTACGTCGGGCCAGGTGACGGGTGTGCGTGGCACCTCGGGCATCACCACGATCACGTACACGGACGCGACCCCCACGGTGGCGAAGCTGTACAGCAAGATCGCGGATGCGGTGCAGCGGGTCCACACACTGCGGTTCATGGCACCGACCGTCATCGTGATGCACCCGCGGCGGTGGGCGTATCTGCTCGCGGCCTCCGACTCCAACGGTCGCCCGCTCGTGGTGCCGGACGCGGGGAACCCGCAGAATGCGATGGCGACGCTCGGTTCGGTGGCCTCTCAGCAGGTCGTCGGCCAGATGCACGGCCTGCCCGTGGTGACCGACCCGAACATGCCGACCGCTCTCGGTGCGGGCACGAACGAGGACGTCGTCCACGTCCTGCGCGCCTCCGACCTGCTGCTCTACGAGTCGGGGATCCGTTCCCGCGTGCTGCCCGAGGTCGGCTCCGGCAACCTCACTGTGCGACTGCAGGTGTACGGCTACCTCGCGTTCACCGCGGCCCGCTACCCGGCGAGCGTCGTCGAGGTCACGGGAACCGGCCTGGTCAGCCCGACTTTCTGA
- a CDS encoding phage tail tape measure protein, producing the protein MASTGIIYRLVAHDSASRTFHQVGRAAGNTESVLGKLGRTAKLAGEAVAVGLAGGLAKGAKDAARFQSEMTRISTQAGGTAKDVQVLSEQVLKLGTTTQQGPQHLAESLYHLKSVGMDNVQAMKALKESSDLAAVGHANLEETTNALAGAWRTGIKGATSFHEAVSTVNAIIGAGNMSMDQFNAAIGTGILPSAKTFGLSMKQVGAALALMTDEGIDSASAATRLRMSFSLMGAPSKAAEKQLKKIGLTGLNLADAMRGKDGLIGALRLLKDHLDNSGMSASRQSQILSRAFGGGKSSSGILLMLNNLDVLEKKQEQINRSTGKFDDAVKMQRKTAEAQWHLLVSNLEVMGIRIGTKVLPPVTDFVHFLATDAMPAAARFGKAMAGIVPVGPIQQGFSRIKGMVGDFLKGFSGTKKAASDLVGGLVDKSPHLGSGKTLTKRPGKPLEEMPHYGVGQVAPSTGVQMPRLQPMPHGGSGMIAPLISPKAKPPKSAAEKLGEMIRKSISDGFSHINWGKLGATLGKGLGDAIGWVAKHTADFTKKIAAVLGKLDFVKIGKGFGAAAIPLAIGFITNLFAPLFSLDFWKHHWLDTIIAVLSIIPIGRIASGLGKLFEHIPILKIFEPLLRGIGKLGGWIEKGFVRYVLKPIGRFGKSILGGIVRGFTEVFPGVAGKLDDFIGRMALAIVGYAGRFGAAAERLINGLGHGILKFGGSIGAWIGRVIGWLVKPFAKAGSWLVGRGRAVISGLKDGVLSVARTIGRWARDNVVRPVTGAFARAGSWLVGRGKALVIGLKDGVVSIAKSIGSWTRDHMVRPVTGVFSRAGSWLVSKGRAVVSGLKDGVIGIAKTIGTWTRDHVVRPVTGVFKSAGSWLKSAGGHLLSGLKDGIVGAIKGIGHWIKSHLVDPVVKAVKHFFGIHSPSRVFMGIGGHLVSGLIRGMSKTSGTAIAKRVFGSLPKALSAIVKKGLVSVAKLPGKALKALGGLGGDILDLLGLGGGGGGSSVNQRIGETLAAARGWSGPQWNALKALWNGESGWNERALNKSSGAYGIPQSLPASKMASAGSDWKTNAATQIKWGLKYIASVYGNPVNAYSKWLARSPHWYAKGTSGAAPGLAWVGEKGPELVNFKGGEDVLSHQQSMLFAKTHGIKLPGYASGTINNAADRVRRDRQRVEDAKDAVARARRRHKGVAAAEKRLRAAETELKAAQISLRNAQRSAKTSIANTIATGLQKTLSTGTSSAIASAIKSLATKLLNAGYTKTAASIQKKGGRLESLATRKASIQKTINAANQYASDQASNITDFLSVSGTTATNVRDLIGQATSQQKTASNFVALSKSLKARGASKALLQQLSDAGPGSQLATILGDRKVTTNDIKKLNSLMKSGGKLATSFGKDMADLMYDSGKDAGKGFLAGLKAQEKALGKQMAKLAADLVKQIKKILKIKSPSGVFRDEVGKNVVLGMAHGIDLHSHLVGAAAQRMADTATGVSMRRRYVPTAASGRSSTAEEDARWERLAQAIEASGSELHVNFRDDRLRDLIDVQVKPKIKASEDRQAYRAKVGRR; encoded by the coding sequence ATGGCGTCCACGGGCATCATCTACCGGCTCGTCGCCCACGACTCTGCGTCCCGCACCTTCCACCAGGTCGGCCGGGCGGCTGGCAACACCGAATCCGTCCTGGGGAAGCTCGGCCGCACCGCGAAACTCGCCGGTGAGGCTGTCGCTGTCGGTCTCGCTGGCGGTCTCGCGAAGGGGGCGAAGGACGCCGCCCGTTTCCAATCGGAGATGACGCGGATCTCGACGCAGGCTGGCGGCACGGCGAAGGACGTCCAGGTTCTGTCCGAGCAGGTGCTGAAGCTGGGCACCACCACGCAGCAGGGGCCGCAGCATCTGGCCGAGTCGCTGTACCACCTCAAGTCGGTTGGCATGGACAACGTCCAGGCGATGAAGGCGCTCAAGGAGTCCAGCGACCTCGCGGCCGTCGGTCACGCCAACCTGGAGGAGACCACCAACGCGCTGGCGGGCGCGTGGCGTACCGGTATCAAGGGCGCCACTTCGTTCCACGAGGCTGTCAGCACCGTGAACGCGATCATCGGCGCGGGCAACATGTCGATGGATCAGTTCAACGCGGCCATCGGCACCGGCATCCTCCCCAGCGCGAAGACATTCGGCCTGAGCATGAAGCAGGTCGGCGCCGCGCTGGCGCTGATGACAGACGAGGGTATCGATTCCGCGTCGGCCGCGACCCGGCTGCGCATGTCGTTCTCCCTGATGGGCGCCCCGTCGAAAGCGGCGGAGAAGCAGCTCAAGAAGATCGGCTTGACGGGCCTCAACCTGGCCGACGCGATGCGCGGCAAGGACGGCCTGATCGGCGCATTGCGGCTGCTGAAGGACCACCTCGACAACTCGGGGATGTCTGCGTCCCGGCAGTCGCAGATCCTCTCTCGGGCGTTCGGCGGCGGCAAGTCGTCGTCGGGCATCCTGTTGATGCTCAACAACTTGGATGTGCTGGAGAAGAAGCAGGAGCAGATCAACCGGTCGACGGGGAAGTTCGACGACGCGGTCAAGATGCAGCGCAAGACTGCCGAGGCGCAGTGGCATCTGCTCGTGTCGAATTTGGAGGTCATGGGGATCCGGATCGGCACAAAGGTGCTGCCGCCCGTCACGGATTTCGTTCACTTCCTCGCCACCGACGCCATGCCTGCTGCAGCCCGCTTCGGCAAGGCGATGGCTGGCATTGTCCCTGTCGGCCCGATTCAGCAGGGTTTTTCCCGCATCAAGGGGATGGTCGGGGACTTTCTCAAGGGGTTCTCCGGGACGAAGAAGGCCGCGTCCGATCTGGTGGGCGGCCTCGTAGACAAGTCCCCGCACCTGGGCAGCGGAAAGACTCTAACGAAGAGGCCAGGCAAGCCTCTGGAGGAGATGCCGCACTACGGTGTGGGCCAGGTCGCCCCAAGCACAGGGGTGCAGATGCCGCGGCTTCAGCCGATGCCGCACGGCGGATCGGGGATGATCGCCCCGCTCATTTCCCCGAAGGCGAAGCCGCCCAAGAGTGCTGCGGAGAAGCTCGGCGAGATGATCCGCAAATCGATCAGTGACGGCTTCTCGCACATCAACTGGGGGAAGCTCGGCGCCACTCTCGGGAAAGGGCTCGGCGACGCCATCGGCTGGGTTGCCAAGCACACCGCCGACTTCACCAAGAAGATCGCGGCTGTCCTCGGGAAGCTGGACTTCGTAAAGATCGGCAAGGGCTTCGGGGCTGCCGCGATACCGCTGGCGATCGGCTTCATCACGAACCTGTTCGCCCCGTTGTTCTCGCTGGATTTCTGGAAGCACCACTGGCTGGACACGATCATCGCGGTGCTGTCCATCATCCCGATCGGCCGGATTGCAAGCGGTCTCGGCAAGCTATTCGAACACATCCCGATCCTGAAGATATTTGAGCCGCTGCTCCGGGGCATCGGCAAGCTGGGCGGCTGGATCGAGAAGGGTTTCGTCAGGTACGTCCTCAAGCCGATTGGGCGGTTCGGCAAAAGCATCCTTGGCGGAATTGTTCGCGGCTTCACCGAGGTGTTCCCGGGCGTGGCGGGGAAGCTGGATGATTTCATCGGTCGGATGGCCCTCGCTATCGTCGGCTATGCCGGGCGATTCGGGGCAGCTGCGGAGCGGTTGATCAACGGTCTTGGTCACGGCATCCTCAAGTTCGGCGGCTCGATCGGCGCGTGGATCGGCAGGGTTATCGGCTGGCTCGTCAAACCGTTCGCGAAGGCGGGCAGTTGGCTGGTCGGCAGGGGCCGGGCCGTGATTTCGGGTTTGAAGGATGGCGTTCTCAGCGTGGCCAGGACGATCGGCCGCTGGGCGCGCGACAATGTCGTGCGCCCGGTGACTGGCGCGTTCGCCAGGGCTGGGAGCTGGCTGGTCGGCAGGGGCAAGGCGCTCGTGATCGGCCTGAAGGACGGCGTAGTAAGCATCGCGAAATCCATCGGGTCTTGGACACGCGATCACATGGTGCGTCCGGTGACGGGCGTGTTCTCCCGTGCGGGTAGTTGGCTGGTCAGCAAAGGCCGGGCTGTCGTCTCGGGTCTGAAGGATGGCGTCATCGGCATCGCGAAGACGATCGGGACGTGGACACGTGACCACGTGGTGCGTCCGGTCACTGGCGTCTTCAAGAGTGCCGGGTCGTGGCTGAAGTCGGCGGGCGGCCATCTGCTCTCGGGCTTGAAGGACGGCATCGTCGGGGCGATCAAGGGAATCGGTCATTGGATCAAGTCGCATCTCGTCGATCCCGTCGTGAAAGCCGTTAAACATTTCTTCGGCATCCACTCGCCGTCCCGCGTGTTCATGGGCATCGGCGGTCACCTCGTCTCCGGTCTGATCAGGGGCATGTCGAAGACGTCGGGTACGGCGATCGCGAAGCGCGTGTTCGGCTCGCTGCCGAAGGCCCTGAGCGCGATCGTCAAGAAGGGCCTGGTGTCCGTCGCCAAGCTGCCAGGCAAGGCGTTGAAGGCGCTGGGCGGCCTGGGCGGTGACATCCTCGACCTGCTCGGCCTGGGCGGCGGAGGTGGCGGCTCGTCCGTAAACCAGAGGATCGGCGAGACCCTCGCGGCGGCCCGCGGGTGGTCCGGGCCCCAGTGGAACGCCCTAAAGGCCCTGTGGAACGGCGAGTCGGGCTGGAACGAGCGAGCCCTCAACAAGAGCTCGGGCGCCTACGGCATCCCGCAGTCGCTGCCTGCAAGCAAGATGGCGTCGGCCGGTTCCGACTGGAAGACGAACGCCGCCACACAGATCAAATGGGGCCTGAAGTACATCGCGTCGGTGTACGGCAACCCCGTCAACGCCTACTCGAAATGGCTGGCGAGGTCCCCGCACTGGTACGCCAAGGGCACAAGCGGTGCCGCACCGGGCCTGGCATGGGTCGGCGAGAAGGGCCCCGAGCTGGTGAATTTCAAGGGCGGCGAGGACGTCCTCAGTCACCAGCAGTCGATGCTGTTCGCCAAGACTCACGGCATCAAGCTGCCCGGGTACGCGTCCGGCACCATCAACAATGCCGCGGACCGTGTGCGCCGCGACCGGCAGCGGGTCGAGGACGCCAAGGACGCTGTGGCGCGCGCCAGGAGGCGGCACAAAGGTGTCGCGGCTGCGGAGAAGCGTCTGAGGGCTGCGGAGACGGAGCTCAAGGCGGCCCAGATCTCGCTCCGCAACGCGCAGCGGTCGGCGAAGACGTCGATCGCCAACACCATCGCCACCGGACTGCAGAAGACGCTGTCGACGGGTACGTCGTCGGCGATCGCCTCGGCTATCAAGTCGCTGGCGACGAAGCTGCTGAACGCCGGGTACACGAAGACCGCGGCGAGCATCCAGAAGAAGGGCGGCCGACTCGAATCGCTCGCGACCAGGAAGGCGTCCATCCAGAAGACGATCAACGCAGCGAACCAGTACGCGTCCGATCAGGCATCCAACATCACGGACTTCCTTAGCGTGTCGGGGACGACGGCGACGAACGTCCGCGACCTTATCGGCCAGGCCACCAGCCAGCAGAAGACCGCCTCCAACTTCGTCGCCCTGTCGAAGTCCCTGAAGGCGCGGGGCGCGTCCAAGGCACTGCTTCAGCAGCTTTCCGACGCGGGTCCGGGCAGCCAGCTCGCGACCATTCTCGGCGACCGCAAGGTCACGACGAACGACATCAAGAAGCTGAACAGCCTGATGAAGTCCGGCGGGAAGCTGGCGACGTCCTTCGGCAAGGACATGGCCGACCTGATGTATGACAGCGGCAAGGATGCCGGGAAGGGCTTCCTGGCGGGTCTGAAGGCCCAGGAGAAGGCGCTCGGCAAGCAGATGGCCAAGCTGGCCGCCGATCTAGTCAAGCAGATTAAGAAGATACTGAAGATCAAGTCTCCCTCCGGGGTCTTCCGTGACGAGGTCGGCAAGAACGTCGTCCTCGGGATGGCCCACGGCATCGATCTGCACAGTCACCTCGTCGGCGCCGCAGCCCAGCGCATGGCCGACACCGCCACCGGTGTATCCATGCGCCGTCGGTACGTCCCGACCGCAGCCAGCGGCCGGAGCAGTACTGCGGAAGAAGACGCCCGATGGGAGCGGCTCGCCCAAGCCATCGAGGCGTCGGGCAGCGAGCTGCACGTCAACTTCCGTGACGACCGGCTGCGCGACCTCATTGACGTCCAGGTGAAGCCGAAGATCAAGGCATCAGAGGACCGGCAAGCATACCGGGCAAAGGTGGGGAGGCGTTGA
- a CDS encoding HK97 family phage prohead protease, whose product MVDRHKLLDSPERRSIAADGFELRGKGDGLILTGYASVFDYRYDVLGGPPYGWTEWVDKRAFATTLAAKPDLHLLINHEGMPLARTKSGTLRLSTDSKGLLTEAELDRRDPDVQRLETKMERGDMDEMSFAFRVKADAWSEDDTERTLTEVSLHKGDVSVVNFGANPATSAQLNSAADALEVLAALDPEAAMAELRSGDGVDLARLTRARDTVLALHRKMGPERKTPGRLSLADARAIADGDVDVRLSAQIPAHRTGVSTEPGFDRRGAAASAAGNQVLLRYMHAWVDPDGDPESPDSYRFTHHEPRIGAAANLPAVRHALSLLPQADMDADQKAAIERHLRRHLEDAD is encoded by the coding sequence ATGGTTGACCGGCACAAGCTGCTGGACTCTCCCGAGCGGCGCTCGATTGCCGCGGACGGCTTCGAGCTGCGCGGCAAGGGAGATGGGCTCATCTTGACCGGCTACGCGTCGGTCTTCGACTACCGATACGACGTGCTCGGCGGGCCGCCTTACGGCTGGACGGAGTGGGTCGACAAGCGGGCGTTTGCCACGACGCTCGCTGCGAAGCCGGATCTGCACCTGCTCATCAATCACGAGGGAATGCCTCTCGCCAGGACAAAGAGCGGCACGCTGCGCCTGTCTACCGACTCCAAGGGCCTCCTGACTGAGGCCGAGCTCGACCGCCGAGATCCGGACGTGCAGCGCCTGGAGACTAAGATGGAGCGCGGCGACATGGACGAGATGTCGTTCGCGTTCCGTGTGAAGGCCGATGCCTGGTCGGAGGACGACACCGAACGCACCCTGACCGAAGTGTCCCTCCATAAGGGGGACGTGTCGGTGGTGAACTTCGGCGCGAACCCGGCAACGTCCGCCCAGCTGAACTCTGCGGCCGATGCCCTGGAAGTGCTCGCCGCCCTCGACCCCGAGGCGGCGATGGCCGAGCTCCGGTCAGGTGACGGTGTCGACCTGGCGCGGCTCACGCGGGCCCGCGACACCGTGCTCGCCCTGCACCGGAAGATGGGCCCGGAACGCAAGACGCCCGGCCGGCTGTCGCTGGCTGACGCCCGAGCCATCGCCGACGGCGACGTCGACGTGCGACTCTCGGCGCAGATCCCCGCGCACCGGACTGGTGTTTCCACCGAGCCGGGCTTCGACCGGCGAGGTGCTGCCGCCAGTGCGGCAGGCAATCAGGTCCTGCTGCGCTATATGCACGCCTGGGTTGACCCCGACGGCGACCCCGAGTCCCCGGACTCGTACCGGTTCACCCACCACGAGCCGCGGATCGGCGCCGCGGCGAACCTGCCTGCTGTCCGGCACGCGCTGTCCCTGCTGCCGCAGGCGGACATGGACGCCGACCAGAAGGCGGCCATCGAGCGTCACCTGCGGCGCCATCTCGAAGACGCCGACTGA